In Rhizoctonia solani chromosome 6, complete sequence, the sequence GGCCTTGTCGCCATAGAAAGCTAATCTTCCCATCCCAGCAACAGTCACGGGGTGGGCATCAATCCACCAATTTACGAGATCAAAGTGATGTCCTGACTTGTGAACCATCAAACCCCCGGAGTTGGTCTTTTGTCGGTGCCATCGTCTAAAGTAATCGGCTCCATGAACAGTATCCAGAAGCCATTCAAAGTGTACCGAAAGGACTATGACGCGGTCAGATCCGCTTTGGTCTTATTGGCAAAATCAGGAAGATCTACCTTTTCCTATCTTCCCCTCGGCAATAGTCCGCTTCACGAGTTCGTGGACCGGGTTGTACCTAGAGAACATTTGAATCCACTGGATTAATTATCAAGTTGAACGACCCACCGATAGTTGAATGTTACTGTCAAGTGCTGGCCCGTGCGTTGGACAGTCTCGAGGATTCTCCGGCACTTGTCTACATCAGTTGTCATCGGCTTCTCGGTGAGAACACGGACTGTCGGGTGAATATAAGATAAATATCATTATTGCAATGTTGGAAGAATACATACCCCCAGCCTCCAATGCGGGAACGATATATACATCATGCAACGCGTCCACACAAGTGACCACGAGAGTTTCTACCCCTTCTTTCGATAACATCTCTTTAAAACGATCAGGAGTATAAATAGGTACTTTCGGGGCGCCAAGCTGTACCAACAGCTCGTTGTAATAGTTGGCGCGCACCGAATTTGGCTCGCATATGGCTACAACTTGGGAATGCGGCCGGGATACAATGCCGCGCACAAACATCGCAGCGCGAGAGCCGGTGCCTACCAATGCGACGCGACCACCGAGAGGTCTAGAAGTTTCGTCTAAATTCGACATGACGAACGAGTGAGGATATCGGCGACTGGTCAGGAACCGACTTGAAGCTATTTCTTCAGATAAATCCTCTTCTATCCGCCAGGGACGGGATAAGGCGGCCCGAAGAATCAGGAACTCCGGGATATGGTCCGGTGAGCAAACGGAGTTGGCTGATCGATGGGGAAAGTGCATTGAGCTTCTAATGATGTTGACACGGTAAATTTGTATTGTGAATTATGCCGGTCT encodes:
- a CDS encoding oxidoreductase yteT; the protein is MSNLDETSRPLGGRVALVGTGSRAAMFVRGIVSRPHSQVVAICEPNSVRANYYNELLVQLGAPKVPIYTPDRFKEMLSKEGVETLVVTCVDALHDVYIVPALEAGVRVLTEKPMTTDVDKCRRILETVQRTGQHLTVTFNYRYNPVHELVKRTIAEGKIGKVLSVHFEWLLDTVHGADYFRRWHRQKTNSGGLMVHKSGHHFDLVNWWIDAHPVTVAGMGRLAFYGDKAGKEHGWAKDYVRARGESAAKDDPFAIILEDDETLKKIYADAEGEDGYHRDQNVFAPGIGIEDDMAVLVQYNTGATLSYHLTAYSPWEGYRVMFNGSHGRLELEVVESTHRTASDPLTTGGQIHGTAALPNPGHASVKVQRLWEPAQVIPVEYEHGDHGGGDKRMLNVLFGPLPGETFDTGDASKQSADERDGTYALAVGLMANESFKTGKFVTFESLGLGI